ttgccttttcttttaatttgcCCAATTAGATTTAAAACTAATAAGGTGAGTGGTGGATAGATAAGTATTGTTAATAGTTGTGTTACCTATTAGTTGAATGACTGTTTATAAGAAACGTTATTCACTCTTTATTATcaactgttgttgttgttgttgttgttatgaAATTAGGTTTccaaatttataatatttgaataGTATGTCTCtctataaatatataaatatatatatattataagtataatttttttttctgaatgatgaaaattgacatattcttttaattaattaaaccgaaaagaagaagcaaagaagaagcaacagagaagaagaaaaagaagaaaaaattttttaggctttgaaattttcaattcctGTATAATATTAATGGCAGTCACGTGATTGGTACTTTAATCATTAATCAATCACTACTTTTTAATATCATCTTCGATAATTAATTAGCATAagttattatattatatatatttttatgATAAAAGATACCTAAAATTAATTACAAACCCTAATAcaattttgatattaaaattaaaattaaaattaaaattaacaAGTAGAAGgaagaattaaaaatagaaatgtATGGCcagaaaaataataattagGTTATCATATACAagtatttaaatatttttgtagAAATTAACAAtcattttttgaataaattcaGGTTTTTTGGAAAACCAATTGCAAATTCtatattttctttcacttatacatttatttcaagttttctttatttttgttgatttgatatATTTTTGATCATCTTAACCTCTTTCCCATCTCCCCACACACACactctctctctttcttttaaaaaacTCTTCCATAGAATTAAGGTCTTCCACCAGGTCCATACATTGGAACTTGATGCATATTGCCATTTCTTGGAAAGTTTTGGAATTGTGGTGGTCTTTCTTTACCCCAGCCACATTTCAATGGTCTTCCATTAAGGTTGAACCCAGCTAATTGAATAATCGCCAAGGCAGCTCTTTCATGTGTATCATACTTGACAAATGCACAACCTCTTTCTGGatgaaatttgaaatcaactATAAACCCAAAATTTTGTAATAGTGgaatcaattcttgttgcTGAGTAAAATGAGCAATATTACCCAAATATACTGTTGTTTGCCAAGATGGAGTTTGTCTTAAAACAATATCATAAGATTGAGGTGACATTACTGGAATAGCACCTGGACCTCCTGCCACTGGTGCACCTGCAACATTACCAGCAGTTCCATTGTTATTAAACCCACCAGCAGCATTGTTACTACCATTGATAGGGGTTCCTGGTCCAAGATTACCATTAGTCAAGCCTTGCAACATTTGTTGTGGTACACCATTGGCTCCATTAACTgattgctgttgttgctgttgctgttgctgttgctggtgttggtgttgatCAGGTTGAGGTGGTTGTTGACCAATAAATTGAGGATTATTGTTTACCAAAGGTTGAGAAaatccattattattaccattattgatattattgaattgtcTGAATTGACggttgttattgttgccGCCGTTGTTATTACGATAACCTCTACTATAACCACCTCCATGTTGGTTGTTATaatgttgctgttgctgttgttgtttatgAGAAGCCCAGTTACACCTAATAGCTCTACCACAAAGCCATTCTCCATTCATAGTTTGTAAAGCCAATTCAGCATCAGATTGGTTACCAAAAGTTACAAACCCATAACCTCTTGATCTTGAAGTTTGCATATCCCACATGACATGAGCTTGCTTCAAAGATTCAAATTTCGAGAAAGCATTTCTTAAACCTTCATCATTTACTTCAGGACTCAAGTCTCCAACAAAAATGTTGAACAAAGGTTCTTCAGTGTTATTTGGATTACCGGCAATTGCAGCTGATTGGAAAGCCCAATTAACTTTAatttcaacatcatcaacaagtCTTCCATTCAAAGTATTCAAAGCCATATCAGCAACTTCATTGGTATCGTATTCAATAAAAGCATAGTTGAAACCTGCCTTGTTTTTgtcatttaaaattttgataGTTTTAACTGGATTCCCACCAACAGAAAACAATTCTTGAATTGTTTCTTCACTAGCTGATTTGGGCAAATTTCCAACATACAAAATCTTATTTGAAACTTCACGTCCACCTTCTTTGGCAGAAGCAGCATTTACTTGTTTCTCATCATCTTGAGAAGATGGTTGTTGAGCTTGTTGAGATTCATTTTCAGATGATTCAGtggattgttgttgttctggTTGGTGTTcttgctgctgctgctgctgttgttgttgttgttgctcttgctgctgttgctcTTGAGATTGCTGCTCTTGAGGTTGATCTTGAGTTGGTTCTGacattttgaattgaatcagtaaattaatttaaataaacaaatatatataaaaaaaaaagggaacACGGATTTTCtttataaaacaaattatagtaatgataatattaataaaaacaCACTCAAATCCTTATGAAATATTGTAAATAAACAAGGATTAacttgataaaaaaaaacacactcaatataaaaaatttccaaatgaattataaaaatgggaaaacaaaaatataaaaacaATTGTGGGAATAGgaagaataaaaatcaaattaaaaaaaaaaaatgttggattaaatgataaaaaattcaaatccttaaattgatttaataaaactGAATGgaaattaatatatatatataaaaatattggGAAGAAAAAGGTTCTCTGTAGTTTCttttaaatgaaatataaaaagaagggaacaaggaaaagaaaaagaaaaaggtatatatatataagatATAAGATATAAGAAAACAGATtaatcaagaaaagaaaagttaCAATTAAAGGTTTGGAAaaccgaaaaaaaaaaaaaaaaatgtgtgGTGGAATattgttggttggttggaaataaaaataaacgctggaaattttttttgtttgccttgttttgttttcgtgataatttttttttagactactacacacacacactcACTCACACTCACTCACATTGACACACTATAAAAGTAAAGAACAAAATTGTGTTGTTGTCTTTTAACATTAAATACACGacaataaatatatatacactTATCTACCCatacacatacacataCACAAAATACAGAATACTAAATGCAAACCTATAACTATAACATTCTaacttctttttattttattttttcttcaaaccACTAACGTCGGTTATTGTTTTCATATTACTAGTTTCAAGACTTTGACTTTTGTAAACGGTTTTTTACGCGTTTTACTGATTTCCATCAAAAACTTGGCCCCTACTTTGGTAGAAGCTCTTTGGATTAAGCTGAATTAATAGTGGTTTGTGTGTAAAGTCGTAGGTGtataatgaattgaaataatcGTAACAGAAGATTAGAAacaatgaaaagaaaaatgtgTTTCTCTATGTAAAATCAGAACtagaattaaaaaagtTACTGACGAGTAGAATCAGGGCTAGAACAATACACGATATGGTTAGATTTTTGAGAATTATAGTGACACCATTTATTTAGTTTCGAAAATTAACCGAAATTTAATCGAAAAAGAAGCAAATTTTTATGACAAATAAATTTGCTCTTCAAAGCATTCATTCTAATATTAAACGAATAAGAGAGTGTGTCAAAACTTGTCTTGAGTTGAGTAAAATAGATATGAAGGTATCTCCCACagtttcatcaatttaataCACGACTAACTAACGAGTCTgtataattcttttttgcaATTACAAACCAGTGAGAAAAGTAAAacatccaaaaaaaaaaacctgATCGACTCTATAACACAATGACAAGTACAAGCCATGGCTATAAAATTACTAATAGACAACCCTAAACAAGTCAAACCAATAAAACTGTATTTAGAAGATCATAATTGGTTGAATAAATCttttaaaattcaaaaaaagaatgatATATTCCATATTTTCACAAACTTGAATGAAATCCCATCGCAATTATCACAGTATAATCATGAAACTTATGAACAAGAAGATGATGGAGATTTAAAcactaaaaataaaactacCACATTAACATTAGCATCGATAATCACAGATTATTGCCACGCAAACAATATAGAAAACATAGAGATCCCTAAACGATGGTCTATTTACCCACCAATGATACTATTCAATTCCACAGGCTCAACATCGGAGTCAAACGGACACCCCACCTCAGATACAATATTCAACCCACAACACCAAAAGTTATGGGAAAACGTATTATCTAATCagaaatcaatatttggaaCTTCAGAAATTACTCATATAGCGTTGAATAAACCTATAATTGAATCCGATATAATGAGACGTCCCCATAATTTAATCCCCATTATAGGCGATTTTGGACCCGATATATCAATAGACAATAAACCACCTTCTCCTACAGAATCAGATTTTAATCGAGCATTTTGGTGTCATGTTATACAAAATGGAATTTATCAAACTTGGGCACCTAAATATACCATGTTTTCTCGAGGTaatattaaagaaaaaaaacgaGTTTTGGATTGGTTTAAAAATCTTGATCAAACgattgtttttgatttttattgtGGGATTggatatttttctttatcttaTCTTAAAAATGGAGGTAAATTATTATGTTGGGAATTGAATCCTTGGTCAATTGAAGGATTTAGAAGAAGTTTagaaaaaatgaaaatcaattataaaatatatactagtggtgataaatttagtattaatgatttgaatcaatttgatgCATGTTTATTTTTGGAAAGTAATGAACAAATAACTACAAGGGTGATTGATCAAGTTAAAGATAATAGTTTACCAATTAGTCATATTAATTTAGGGTTATTACCCAGTTCTAAACAATCATGGACATTagcaaataatttaattgataaatcaacCATCAATACTAATGTCCATATACATGAAAATGTTCATATcgatgattttgaaaaaattaaaactgatgttaaaaaagtttttaCAAATGGGAAAGTTTTGCATTTGGAGAAGGTGAAAACTTTTGCTCCCGATATTTGGCATATAGTAATTGATAtagaaaatattaaaagtTGCTAAACAATAGGATGTAAACTTTaataagaaattgattacaTAATTGGGATACtgataatatcaatatttttcaatcgTGTGACCATTATAGTTGTTAATCGGATTGAGCCGTGCCCTTTGAAATGAGTAAATGAtctaaaaaagaaaaaaaaactaacaaTTTGCCCTTAAaatgccaaaaaaaaaaaaaaatttgtgaGTCATGgacaaaaccaaaaattttttcttctctccTCTCTAGCACAGCTTAGGGCGATAATGGTACTATCCTAATGGACTGTTCGAACCGGAGTGAATTACTTAATTGGAATGACATCCCACAACTCACAACCCACAACccacaaaaaaagaaacaatttataaatttctacactaaaaatttttaaaattcttCCAAATCCATTTTAGAAGAATggggaaaaagaaatctaaTTAAGTATTATAgtaaattttgtttttttggaaaGAAATATCGACACCCACACAAAAgattttatttcatttctatcttctttctttcatttttttttccattttcttttcttttcttataGATCATTTTACTCATAGCCTTTACAATGATAGCACCACCTCCAGCACCAATAGTACTAGACTCCCAATCCGTCAGTGGAATAACTGGTTCCATATCTATTGCTTGTTGGATTA
The sequence above is a segment of the Candida albicans SC5314 chromosome 3, complete sequence genome. Coding sequences within it:
- a CDS encoding uncharacterized protein (Ortholog(s) have mRNA binding, poly(U) RNA binding activity and role in nuclear-transcribed mRNA catabolic process, nonsense-mediated decay, regulation of mRNA stability, stress granule assembly); translation: MSEPTQDQPQEQQSQEQQQQEQQQQQQQQQQQEHQPEQQQSTESSENESQQAQQPSSQDDEKQVNAASAKEGGREVSNKILYVGNLPKSASEETIQELFSVGGNPVKTIKILNDKNKAGFNYAFIEYDTNEVADMALNTLNGRLVDDVEIKVNWAFQSAAIAGNPNNTEEPLFNIFVGDLSPEVNDEGLRNAFSKFESLKQAHVMWDMQTSRSRGYGFVTFGNQSDAELALQTMNGEWLCGRAIRCNWASHKQQQQQQHYNNQHGGGYSRGYRNNNGGNNNNRQFRQFNNINNGNNNGFSQPLVNNNPQFIGQQPPQPDQHQHQQQQQQQQQQQSVNGANGVPQQMLQGLTNGNLGPGTPINGSNNAAGGFNNNGTAGNVAGAPVAGGPGAIPVMSPQSYDIVLRQTPSWQTTVYLGNIAHFTQQQELIPLLQNFGFIVDFKFHPERGCAFVKYDTHERAALAIIQLAGFNLNGRPLKCGWGKERPPQFQNFPRNGNMHQVPMYGPGGRP
- the TRM12 gene encoding Trm12p (Ortholog(s) have S-adenosylmethionine-dependent methyltransferase activity, transferase activity, transferring alkyl or aryl (other than methyl) groups activity and role in tRNA methylation, wybutosine biosynthetic process), with the protein product MAIKLLIDNPKQVKPIKSYLEDHNWLNKSFKIQKKNDIFHIFTNLNEIPSQLSQYNHETYEQEDDGDLNTKNKTTTLTLASIITDYCHANNIENIEIPKRWSIYPPMILFNSTGSTSESNGHPTSDTIFNPQHQKLWENVLSNQKSIFGTSEITHIALNKPIIESDIMRRPHNLIPIIGDFGPDISIDNKPPSPTESDFNRAFWCHVIQNGIYQTWAPKYTMFSRGNIKEKKRVLDWFKNLDQTIVFDFYCGIGYFSLSYLKNGGKLLCWELNPWSIEGFRRSLEKMKINYKIYTSGDKFSINDLNQFDACLFLESNEQITTRVIDQVKDNSLPISHINLGLLPSSKQSWTLANNLIDKSTINTNVHIHENVHIDDFEKIKTDVKKVFTNGKVLHLEKVKTFAPDIWHIVIDIENIKSC